A part of Candidatus Latescibacterota bacterium genomic DNA contains:
- a CDS encoding response regulator, protein MSVEGDNLKTAGESVNILIVEDNPDHALLASISLEKNALWNPVIVDNLENATIELKKSHFKVILTNYRLPDGNGLDLLDVMGTDSIVIVMTNQGNERVAVHALQKGAYDYVVKDTMFYDVLPDMIQKALDKYSAQQEVMKLREKIRMDNEKLMEANRKLKELDNIKSEFISTASHELRTPLTIIREFVSLTKDGFGGPVTMEQEEYLDSALNNCDRLGDLINEILDLQKMESGRVSLKRRKVDIERVLKAQYRDFKPRFAAKEQNLNIDIELPAGSVICDEGLIIRVLVNLLGNANKYVQAGGATIIRGLVRKDRVVVEIEDDGPGIAVEEQGKIFERFTQIGRCYGPGSQGTGLGLAIARKLIEMNEGTISVRSEPDKGSIFTFSLPKYSDELLFRSVIHDALAGMEKSEKKQILLMIKIESFLVRSPRYDGLKMEGLFGELEEKILEEAGHSDVDIIRLTSMNSLAALIEGGDKGVEVLKGAMHRYLLNKAGVDITSKLFVMEIDLSRSAEKWAGLAIEDLSLVRSVETKKKVLVVDDDIGVLNMIRSILTTSNFPIEMEQTLDGYDACIRYGNFKPDLVVLDINMPYCDIAQVLRQIKKSDSASETKVLLISGDKERFSELMELGADDYIAKPFDVNVFLEKIGILLDEDRLRTVEGLEKALSGKSSD, encoded by the coding sequence TCGAAAATGCGACAATAGAGTTGAAGAAAAGTCATTTTAAAGTGATTTTAACGAATTACCGACTACCTGACGGAAACGGTCTTGATCTGCTGGATGTAATGGGTACGGATTCGATTGTGATTGTGATGACTAACCAGGGAAATGAGAGAGTCGCGGTCCACGCTTTGCAGAAGGGCGCTTACGATTATGTCGTGAAAGACACTATGTTTTACGATGTGCTGCCTGACATGATACAAAAAGCTCTCGATAAATACAGCGCGCAGCAGGAAGTGATGAAGCTGCGTGAAAAGATCAGGATGGATAACGAGAAGTTGATGGAAGCGAACCGGAAGTTGAAAGAGCTCGATAACATAAAAAGCGAATTTATATCGACAGCATCTCATGAATTACGGACACCCCTGACGATAATACGTGAATTCGTATCCCTAACGAAGGACGGATTCGGTGGTCCAGTCACGATGGAACAGGAGGAATACCTCGATTCCGCACTCAATAATTGTGACAGGCTGGGAGACCTGATAAACGAGATCCTGGATCTTCAGAAGATGGAGTCGGGTAGAGTGTCTCTGAAAAGGAGAAAAGTAGATATCGAACGGGTCCTGAAAGCTCAGTACAGGGATTTCAAACCTCGATTTGCGGCAAAAGAACAGAACCTGAATATCGATATCGAATTGCCTGCAGGAAGTGTTATCTGTGATGAAGGTCTGATTATCCGTGTACTGGTAAATCTTCTTGGGAACGCGAATAAATACGTGCAAGCCGGGGGCGCAACAATCATAAGGGGATTAGTCAGGAAGGATCGAGTTGTGGTGGAAATCGAGGACGATGGGCCAGGAATAGCTGTAGAGGAACAGGGAAAGATATTCGAACGGTTTACACAGATCGGAAGATGTTACGGTCCAGGTTCGCAGGGTACAGGGCTAGGACTTGCTATAGCACGGAAGCTGATTGAGATGAACGAAGGCACGATATCTGTGAGGAGTGAGCCTGATAAGGGAAGCATATTCACTTTTTCACTTCCGAAGTATTCTGATGAATTGCTTTTCAGGTCTGTGATACATGATGCTCTTGCCGGGATGGAAAAATCAGAGAAAAAACAAATCCTGTTGATGATCAAAATTGAATCATTCCTGGTAAGATCACCACGATATGATGGATTGAAAATGGAAGGCTTGTTTGGGGAGCTCGAAGAGAAAATCTTGGAAGAGGCAGGCCATTCTGATGTTGATATCATCAGATTGACATCTATGAATTCTCTCGCTGCTCTGATCGAAGGTGGGGATAAAGGTGTCGAGGTGTTGAAAGGCGCGATGCATAGATATCTGCTTAATAAAGCCGGGGTAGATATCACTTCGAAACTATTTGTCATGGAGATCGATCTTTCAAGGAGTGCTGAGAAGTGGGCTGGACTTGCTATCGAAGATCTTTCTCTGGTCAGGAGTGTTGAAACTAAAAAGAAGGTACTGGTCGTCGATGATGATATCGGGGTATTGAACATGATCAGATCAATACTGACGACGAGTAATTTCCCAATCGAAATGGAACAGACTCTCGATGGTTACGATGCCTGCATTCGTTACGGTAATTTCAAGCCGGATCTCGTAGTGTTGGATATAAACATGCCTTATTGTGATATTGCTCAGGTGTTAAGGCAGATAAAGAAAAGTGATTCTGCATCGGAAACAAAAGTACTGCTGATTTCCGGCGATAAGGAAAGATTCTCTGAACTGATGGAACTCGGGGCCGATGACTATATCGCCAAACCGTTTGATGTGAACGTCTTCCTGGAGAAAATCGGGATACTCCTCGATGAAGACAGATTGAGAACGGTTGAAGGCCTGGAGAAAGCCTTGTCGGGAAAGAGTTCCGATTAA
- a CDS encoding response regulator, whose translation MSKGKILVVDDEAEIVKTVSLRLKANGYEVVTAMDGVQATNVAFRERPDLIILDIGMPAGDGHAVARRLSESVQMFDTPVIFLTARVNEKDYQMAFEEGVSKYITKPYRPEELLTAVDELMARVQMV comes from the coding sequence ATGTCAAAGGGGAAGATCCTCGTAGTGGACGACGAGGCCGAGATCGTAAAGACAGTGAGCCTCAGGTTGAAAGCAAATGGTTATGAGGTTGTTACGGCAATGGATGGGGTCCAGGCAACGAATGTTGCATTCAGAGAGAGACCTGATCTTATAATCCTGGATATTGGAATGCCAGCTGGAGACGGGCACGCGGTAGCTCGCAGATTATCAGAATCTGTTCAGATGTTTGATACGCCCGTCATCTTTCTGACTGCCAGGGTGAATGAGAAGGATTATCAGATGGCGTTCGAAGAGGGAGTCTCAAAGTATATCACCAAGCCTTACAGACCCGAGGAACTGCTTACAGCTGTGGACGAATTGATGGCCAGGGTCCAGATGGTCTGA